A window from Telopea speciosissima isolate NSW1024214 ecotype Mountain lineage chromosome 8, Tspe_v1, whole genome shotgun sequence encodes these proteins:
- the LOC122670425 gene encoding UDP-arabinopyranose mutase 1-like isoform X1 translates to MAHPVIPISPPLTEELDIVIPTIRNLDFLEMWRPFFQPYHLIIVQDGDPTRTIRVPDGFDYELYNRNDINRILGPKASCISFKDSACRCFGFLVSKKKYIFTIDDDCFVAKDPSGKEINALAQHINNLLTPSAPFFFNTLYDPYREGADFVRGYPFSLRQGAPTAVSHGLWLNIPDYDAPTQLVKPLERNTRYVDAVMTIPKGTLFPMCGMNLGFDRELIGPAMYFGLMGDGQPIGRYDDMWAGWCTKVICDHLGLGVKTGLPYIWHSKASNPFVNLKKEYKGIYWQEEIIPFFQSVSLPSECTTVQKCYIELSKQVKEKLGHIDPYFEKLGDAMVTWIEAWDELNPPPNATALI, encoded by the exons ATGGCACACCCAGTGATTCCgatctctccccctttgacagAAGAGCTCGATATCGTGATCCCGACGATTAGGAACCTCGATTTCTTGGAGATGTGGAGGCCATTCTTCCAGCCCTATCATCTGATCATCGTTCAAGACGGAGATCCCACCAGAACGATCCGAGTCCCAGACGGCTTCGACTATGAGCTCTACAACAGGAACGACATCAATCGGATCCTAGGGCCCAAAGCCAGCTGCATCTCCTTCAAGGACTCTGCTTGCCGCTGCTTCGGTTTTCTCGTCTCCAAGAAGAAGTACATCTTCACCATTGACGACGATTGCTTC GTGGCCAAGGATCCTAGCGGGAAGGAGATCAACGCGTTGGCTCAGCACATAAATAACCTATTGACGCCATCTGCACCCTTTTTCTTCAACACACTGTATGACCCATACAGGGAAGGTGCGGACTTCGTCCGAGGATACCCATTCAGCTTAAGACAAGGTGCACCCACCGCAGTCTCTCATGGGCTCTGGCTCAACATTCCTGACTATGACGCACCCACTCAGCTCGTCAAGCCTCTTGAACGCAACACCAG GTATGTGGATGCGGTAATGACAATACCCAAAGGCACCTTATTCCCGATGTGTGGAATGAACCTGGGATTTGATagggagctgattggtcctgcAATGTACTTTGGGCTTATGGGTGATGGCCAACCTATTGGAAGATACGACGACATGTGGGCTGGTTGGTGTACCAAG GTGATCTGTGATCATTTGGGCCTTGGGGTGAAGACAGGGTTGCCATATATTTGGCACAGCAAGGCAAGCAACCCATTTGTAAACTTGAAGAAAGAATACAAAGGAATCTATTGGCAAGAAGAAATCATCCCATTCTTTCAATCTGTTTCCCTCCCAAGTGAATGTACAACTGTGCAGAAATGCTACATCGAGCTCTCGAAGCAGGTGAAGGAGAAGCTTGGTCACATTGATCCTTACTTTGAGAAGCTGGGAGATGCCATGGTCACATGGATTGAAGCTTGGGATGAGCTCAACCCACCTCCCAATGCAACGGCCTTAATCTAA
- the LOC122670425 gene encoding UDP-arabinopyranose mutase 1-like isoform X2, with protein sequence MAHPVIPISPPLTEELDIVIPTIRNLDFLEMWRPFFQPYHLIIVQDGDPTRTIRVPDGFDYELYNRNDINRILGPKASCISFKDSACRCFGFLVSKKKYIFTIDDDCFVAKDPSGKEINALAQHINNLLTPSAPFFFNTLYDPYREGADFVRGYPFSLRQGAPTAVSHGLWLNIPDYDAPTQLVKPLERNTRYVDAVMTIPKGTLFPMCGMNLGFDRELIGPAMYFGLMGDGQPIGRYDDMWAGWCTKVICDHLGLGVKTGLPYIWHSKASNPFVNLKKEYKGIYWQEEIIPFFQSVSLPSECTTVQKCYIELSKQVKEKLGHIDPYFEKLGDAMVTWIEAWDELNPPPNATA encoded by the exons ATGGCACACCCAGTGATTCCgatctctccccctttgacagAAGAGCTCGATATCGTGATCCCGACGATTAGGAACCTCGATTTCTTGGAGATGTGGAGGCCATTCTTCCAGCCCTATCATCTGATCATCGTTCAAGACGGAGATCCCACCAGAACGATCCGAGTCCCAGACGGCTTCGACTATGAGCTCTACAACAGGAACGACATCAATCGGATCCTAGGGCCCAAAGCCAGCTGCATCTCCTTCAAGGACTCTGCTTGCCGCTGCTTCGGTTTTCTCGTCTCCAAGAAGAAGTACATCTTCACCATTGACGACGATTGCTTC GTGGCCAAGGATCCTAGCGGGAAGGAGATCAACGCGTTGGCTCAGCACATAAATAACCTATTGACGCCATCTGCACCCTTTTTCTTCAACACACTGTATGACCCATACAGGGAAGGTGCGGACTTCGTCCGAGGATACCCATTCAGCTTAAGACAAGGTGCACCCACCGCAGTCTCTCATGGGCTCTGGCTCAACATTCCTGACTATGACGCACCCACTCAGCTCGTCAAGCCTCTTGAACGCAACACCAG GTATGTGGATGCGGTAATGACAATACCCAAAGGCACCTTATTCCCGATGTGTGGAATGAACCTGGGATTTGATagggagctgattggtcctgcAATGTACTTTGGGCTTATGGGTGATGGCCAACCTATTGGAAGATACGACGACATGTGGGCTGGTTGGTGTACCAAG GTGATCTGTGATCATTTGGGCCTTGGGGTGAAGACAGGGTTGCCATATATTTGGCACAGCAAGGCAAGCAACCCATTTGTAAACTTGAAGAAAGAATACAAAGGAATCTATTGGCAAGAAGAAATCATCCCATTCTTTCAATCTGTTTCCCTCCCAAGTGAATGTACAACTGTGCAGAAATGCTACATCGAGCTCTCGAAGCAGGTGAAGGAGAAGCTTGGTCACATTGATCCTTACTTTGAGAAGCTGGGAGATGCCATGGTCACATGGATTGAAGCTTGGGATGAGCTCAACCCACCTCCCAATGCAACGGC GTAG